A stretch of DNA from Rhizobacter sp.:
CGTGTTGTGGCAAGACGCGCTGCGCACCAAGCACCTGGCGGCGCACAGCATCGTGGGCTCGGGCGCGCCCTGCAGTGCCACCTGCCGCGCCGCGCAAGACCTGCTGGAGGCGAGCTACTTCTACCTCTACACGAGTGGCGCCGACGACGAGCTCACCCACAAGGTGATCCTCGCCATCAAGGCGCTTGCCCGCGGTGAAGCGGCCGGTGGCCAGGCACAGGCCTTCGCCCACAAGGTGGTGCGCAACACGCTCAAGGACTACGTCGACGACGTGCAGCGCCTGAAGGCGAAAGGCCGGCTGTCGCAGGTCTCGGCCAACGAGCTGGTGAACGGCGCCAACGCCGTGCTCGCGGCCTTGCCCTGAGGGAGGGTCAGGCGTCGGGCGGCGTTCGCGGGGCGAGCAGCTTCTCGCGCAGCACGGCGTTGACCTCGGCGCCGAAGATGAGCGTCGTCGCGCCCACATAGAGGAAGACAAGCGTGGCGACCACCCCGGCAAAACTGCCGTACACCAGCGCCAGCTTGCCGGCCGTGCGCAGCGTGTACGACAGCGTGGCCGCCGCGCCCACCCACAGCGCCGCGCCGACGATGGCCCCGGGGATGACGGTGCGCAGGCGCTGCGGGATGTCGGGCAGCCAGCCGTACATCAGCGCGTAGAGCACGGTCAGTGCGCCGAAGGCGGCGCCATAGCGCACGCCGTGCTGGAGCCAGAGGCTCTCGCGCCCCGGGCCTACGTTGGCTTCGATCGCCTGCCACACGTAGGGCATGACGATCACCGAGCTGAAGGTGAGCAGCACCCCGCCGCCGACCACCACCGTGAAGAGCGTGACCTTGATGCGCGCCTTCCAGAAGGGAAGGCCGCGCTCGATGCCGTAGGCGCGGTTGAGCGCGGTGCGCACCGCCTGCATGCCCGAGGAGGCCGTCCACAGCGTGACCACGAGGCCGATGGTGAGCAGGGCCTGGTTGCGATGCGCGAGCACCTGGTCGATGACCGGCTGCAGCGCCTCGCGCACGATGGGTGGCGTGTAGCCCATCACGCGCAAGGCCAGCGCCGCGGCGTCACCCGGCTGGCCGACGTAGGCCGCGCCCGCCGAGATCAGCAGGAGCAGCGGGAACATCGCCAGCACCGACGAGAACGCCATGCTGCCGGCCTGGTTGGCGCTCTGGTGCAGCACGTAGTTGCGGATGGCCAGCAGGATCACGCCGAGGCCCGGTGCGGCCACGGCGGCGTGGCGGGTGCGGTGCCAGAGTCTGTGCAGTCGGGTCATGTTCGGTTCACAAGAAACGCCGGCTCACGAAGCGCGAGCCGCGCAGGCCGAAGCGCCAGGGCGCGTCTTTCGCCTTCGAGATGCCGATGCGCACGCCGACCACCACCTCGGCCGGCGCCGATGACGGCTGCAGCTCGAAGGGCGGGCGGTCGAGCGGCAGGCCGTCGTGCGCTTCACGGGTGATGGCCAACGCCTCGCCCACGCGCCCCGGCCCCGCGCACAGCAGCCGGTCGTCGAGCACGCCGCGGCGCTGTCGCATCGTGGCCAGGCCGTGCGTGGGCTCGAGGGCGCGGATCAACACCCCCGCGCCGTGCCCGGCCTCGCGGCACACGAAATTGAGGCACCAGTGGAGGCCGTAGGAGCGGTACACGTAGGCATGGCCGGGCGGGCCGAACATCGTGGCGTTGCGTGCCGTGGGGCCGCTGAAGCTGTGCGAAGCCGGGTCGTCGGCGTCATAGGCTTCGGTTTCGACGATGCGGCCACCGATGCCGTCGACCAGCAGCACGGCGCCGATGAGCGCTTGGGCCACGTCCGCCGACGGCGCGGCGAAGTCGATGGCGCCGGGGCGCTGCCGCGCGGTGGCGCTCGCGGTCATGGGTGTGGCTCCGGGTGGCGCAGGTTCTGGGTTGGCATACGCCGGAATCTGCCAGATGCGCAATGACCCTCGGCCTGGAGGCTTGAAAAGAAGCGTGCCGAAAAGAAAAGGAGCCCCAGGCGGGGCTCCAAGAACAAGCGCTTCTGTCAACGTCCGCCACCGCTCGAGTAGTCACGGACGAGCAAAGTGTATTTGTTCAAATTGATTTCTGAACCGGGCATTTCCCGGGGGTTGGCGAAGGATTCGCCACAAGCGTGAAAAGTCGACGTCATGCGGGCGACTTCTCAGGCGGGTTTGCAGGCGCCGCAGGCGGCAGGCGGGTGAGCTGCACGTCGGCCAGGCTCGTGTAAAGCGGGCGGCTGAGCGTCTTCGAGACGGCGCTCGCCACGAGCGAGCAGGCCATGAGGCTCAGCACCATCGCATGGCCGTCGACCATCTCCATCACGATGATGAACGAGGTGAGCGGCGTCTGCGTGGTGGCGGCCAGGAAGCCGGCCATGCCGAGCGCGATCATCGCGGGCGCGTGCGGGTAGCTCATGAGCACGCCGATGTCGTGGCCGAGCGAGGCGCCGATGGCGAGTGCCGGGGCAAACACGCCGCCCGACACGCCCGACCAGGCCGACACCCAGGTGGCCAGCAGCTTGAAGAGCACGAAGATGCCGGGGGTGGAATCGGTGGAACCGGCCCCGTCGAGCAGCCCGCGCGTGTGGGTGTAGCCGCTGCCGAAGGTGGCGCCGTGCGTGGCAACGCCGATGAGTGCCACCACCAGGCCGCAGGCCGCGGCAAACGCCACCGGGCGCTGCTGGCGAAAGGCCGTGATCCGCCCCGCCGGCCGGCCCGAGAGCGACTGGATGAGCAGGCGCGACAGCAGCCCACCCGCCGCGCCGCAGCACAGCGCGATCATGAGACCGGGCAGCACGGCGTCGAGCCCGATGTGCGGCACGACGATGGCACCGAAATAGTTGCCCGGCCCGAGGATGGACACCGCCACCAGACCGGCCAGCACGATGCCCGCGATGATGAGGCCGCTGTTGCGGTGCTCGGGCGCACGCGACAGGCCTTCGATGGCGAACATCACGCCGGCCAGCGGCGTGTTGAAGGTGGCCGCCACGCCGGCTGCGCCACCGGCCACGAGCAGCCCGTGCTCGGTGACGGCCGAGCGCGCGGGCAGCCAGCGTTTGGCGCCGAGCATGATGCCGGCGGCGATCTGCACCGACGGACCTTCGCGCCCGATCGACAAACCGCCCAGCAGGCCGGCCGCCGTGAGCAGCATCTTGGCCACCGCGAGCTTCACCGAGACGAAAAGGCCGCGGTTGCCGGCGTCGACCGACGAGTCGAGCGCCGCGATCACGCTCGGGATGCCCGAGCCGGCCGCGCCCGCGAAGCTGCGCCGGATCAGCCACACCACGGTCGCGGCGCACAGCGGCGTCCACACCAGCGGCAGCCACCAGGCGATGGCCGCGAGGGCGTGGAAGGTGCCGAGCAATTTCTCGGTGAGCCAGGTGAAGCCGACGATCGTGAGCCCGGCGCAGGCCGCCATCGCGATGACCACGGCGCGGGCGACCCAGAGCCGCCAGTCGGCGAACTCGCGGCGCACGTTGTGCAGGAAGCGCGGCTCGGTGCTCATGCTGCGGGGCGCGGCGGTCCTATGATGGCCGCATGGCCACCCGCAAGCGCGCATCCCGCTCCCCCACACCCGACACCTCCGGTGCGATCGGCGACCACGCCTCCGCCGCGCGGGTGTTGCGGCAATTCCGCCAGGTGTTCAACGCCGTGAAGACGCATTTCCAGCAGGTCGAGAAGAAGACCGGCGTGGGCGGTGCGCAGCTGTGGGCGCTGAGCATCATCCGCTCCAACCCCGGCATCGGCGTGAACGCGCTGGCCGAGGCGATGGACGTGCACCAGTCGACCGCCAGCAACCTCGTGAAGACGCTGGCCGAGCGCGAGTACGTGGCGGTGACGAAAGGCCCGGTCGACCGGCGCAGCGTGCAGCTCAAGGTGCTGCCGGCCGGCACGCGCCTCCTCAACAAGGCGCCGGGCCCGTTCACCGGGGTGTTGCCCGACGCGCTGGCCCAGCTTCAACCGGAAACGCTGGTGCGGCTGGAGCTCGACCTGGCCGAACTGCTGGCGCGCCTGAACCCGGATGAAAACGCCGCCAACATCCCGCTCGGCCAGGTGCTCTGACACGGCCGGCCCGGCTCAGGGCTTCGCGTAGACGATGTCGGCGCGGCGGTTGTGGTTGTAGGCCGACTCGTCGTGGCCCTTGTCCTGCGGGTGCTCTTCGCCCCAGCTGATGGGCTCCATCTGCGAGTCGCGCACGCCCCAGATCTTGAGGGCCTTGAGCGTGGCTTCGGCGCGCTTCTGGCCGAGGGCGAGGTTGTACTCGGCGCTGCCGCGTTCGTCGGCGTTGCCTTCGATCTTGACCTTGAGGGTGGGCATGGCGGCGAGGTACTTGCCGTGCTGCTCGATCACGCGGGCGTCTTCGGGGCCGATCGTGGCGTCGTCGAAGGCGAAGAACACGCTGTGCTCCTTGCTCAGCGCGCTGTTGGCGTCGAGGTGGGCCGGCAGGGTGGTGGAACGCACCGTCGACGCGGCCTGGCCCATGCCATTGGTGGAGCCCGACTTGCCGGCAGCGGCGGCGCCCGGCGCTGCCGTGGCGGAGGTCGAGGCCTTGTCGGTGGGTGTGCTGGAGCATGCCGCCAGCAGCATCACGAGCCCGGCGGTTGCCACTGAAACGAGTTTGGTCACGACGTGTCTCCTGGGGTTGTCGGAGCCCCCTCTGGGCCCCGGTCGCGCCGGGATGTTACGCGCAGATTTGTCCAAATACATCATGCATTCGGACAAATGCTTCACGCCGCCGGCCGTTCAACGGCGCCGGTTCTTGTCCCAGATGGCGAGCACGATCACGGCGTAGGCAATGAAGCGGATGCAGTAGTGCAGCGGCTCCAGCTCGCTCACGCCGATCACGCCCATGGCCGCGCGGTTGACGGCTTCGATGAGGAAGGAGGCCGCGAAGAGCAGGTAGAAGCGGTCGCGGCTGCTGCGCCAGTAGCGCAGGAAGAAGAGCCCGATGGCGAATGAGCTGGCGGCGATGGCGCCGATGAGGACGTTTGACACGGCGGCGCTGTTCATGCGTCACCATCCAGGATGAGGCCCGCCAGCAGCACCAGCAGCGCCACGAGCGCCATCGACAGCCGGAAGACCGACAGGTCGGTGGTCGGGAAGACCATCTTGTCGAAGATGAGCAGCACGCTGTTGAGCGTCAGGCCGACGAAGCACAGCCCGCCCCACAGGAGCAGGCGGAAGCGGCTTCGCATGAAGGCACGCAGCAGCAGCCAGGCGCACAGGCCGGCCGTGATCGCGCAAGCGGCATAGGCAATCTCCGCCATCACGTGTCCTTTCTCAGCTTGAAGGCGTTGGCGAAGCGCTCGGCGCTGCGCTGTGTCGCGTCGTGGACGAGGTTGGTGATCCCGACGAGGTTGGCCTGGTAGCAGGCGAAGAGTTCGGTGAGGGCGTGGGCCAGGTCGGCGTCGCGCGGTGCGTAGCGGTAGGTGCCGTCGACCGCGGCCACGATGCCGGCCGCGGCCAGCTGCGAGAGCAGTTTCTCGGCGACCGGCACGGCCACGTAGAGCGCCGAGGCCATCTTTTCCGGCGTCTGCGACTCATCGGGCGCGAGATGGAAGAGGCGCGCCGCCTCGAGGAACGGTACCGACGGCACGCTCGTCAGCACGAAGCGCCGCACCGCATCGGGGATCGTGGGGTCGCGTCTCGACATGGGGGTGGGTTCAGCGGCCGAGGGTGTGCGTGAGGTCGACGAGGCGGCGCAACACGCCGGCCACATCGCGCTGAGTATCGACGTAGAAGCTCGCCCCCGTCACGTGCTCGGTGCGGCCGACGTGGATGGTGAGCCAACTGGGGCGCGACATGCGGTACACCGACTCGTCGGTCACGTCGTCGCCCATGAAGAGAACGCCGGTGGCGCCGGCTTCGGCCACCAGCGCTTCCACCGCGTGGCCCT
This window harbors:
- a CDS encoding YihY/virulence factor BrkB family protein encodes the protein MTRLHRLWHRTRHAAVAAPGLGVILLAIRNYVLHQSANQAGSMAFSSVLAMFPLLLLISAGAAYVGQPGDAAALALRVMGYTPPIVREALQPVIDQVLAHRNQALLTIGLVVTLWTASSGMQAVRTALNRAYGIERGLPFWKARIKVTLFTVVVGGGVLLTFSSVIVMPYVWQAIEANVGPGRESLWLQHGVRYGAAFGALTVLYALMYGWLPDIPQRLRTVIPGAIVGAALWVGAAATLSYTLRTAGKLALVYGSFAGVVATLVFLYVGATTLIFGAEVNAVLREKLLAPRTPPDA
- a CDS encoding DNA-3-methyladenine glycosylase, which produces MTASATARQRPGAIDFAAPSADVAQALIGAVLLVDGIGGRIVETEAYDADDPASHSFSGPTARNATMFGPPGHAYVYRSYGLHWCLNFVCREAGHGAGVLIRALEPTHGLATMRQRRGVLDDRLLCAGPGRVGEALAITREAHDGLPLDRPPFELQPSSAPAEVVVGVRIGISKAKDAPWRFGLRGSRFVSRRFL
- a CDS encoding chloride channel protein, with the translated sequence MSTEPRFLHNVRREFADWRLWVARAVVIAMAACAGLTIVGFTWLTEKLLGTFHALAAIAWWLPLVWTPLCAATVVWLIRRSFAGAAGSGIPSVIAALDSSVDAGNRGLFVSVKLAVAKMLLTAAGLLGGLSIGREGPSVQIAAGIMLGAKRWLPARSAVTEHGLLVAGGAAGVAATFNTPLAGVMFAIEGLSRAPEHRNSGLIIAGIVLAGLVAVSILGPGNYFGAIVVPHIGLDAVLPGLMIALCCGAAGGLLSRLLIQSLSGRPAGRITAFRQQRPVAFAAACGLVVALIGVATHGATFGSGYTHTRGLLDGAGSTDSTPGIFVLFKLLATWVSAWSGVSGGVFAPALAIGASLGHDIGVLMSYPHAPAMIALGMAGFLAATTQTPLTSFIIVMEMVDGHAMVLSLMACSLVASAVSKTLSRPLYTSLADVQLTRLPPAAPANPPEKSPA
- a CDS encoding MarR family transcriptional regulator; its protein translation is MATRKRASRSPTPDTSGAIGDHASAARVLRQFRQVFNAVKTHFQQVEKKTGVGGAQLWALSIIRSNPGIGVNALAEAMDVHQSTASNLVKTLAEREYVAVTKGPVDRRSVQLKVLPAGTRLLNKAPGPFTGVLPDALAQLQPETLVRLELDLAELLARLNPDENAANIPLGQVL
- a CDS encoding OmpA family protein, whose amino-acid sequence is MLLAACSSTPTDKASTSATAAPGAAAAGKSGSTNGMGQAASTVRSTTLPAHLDANSALSKEHSVFFAFDDATIGPEDARVIEQHGKYLAAMPTLKVKIEGNADERGSAEYNLALGQKRAEATLKALKIWGVRDSQMEPISWGEEHPQDKGHDESAYNHNRRADIVYAKP